The Chryseobacterium shigense genome segment ATTACGATGGTGAAGTGCTGCATTTTGGAAAACTTCCGCCACAGGAAAAACCGGTTAAACTTACCTACGGAAGCAGTGTAAGCGACATTGCAATCAAAATGAAAGCACAGCATGTAAGTCCGAGTTTTTATGGCTACAACAGCAGTAAAAATGAAAAACTGACTACAGGAAGCTCAAAGATCAGCCATACTTCAGATATTGCCAAACGTGCCTACGAAATATCAGAGAAAACCTTTAAAACACCTTCTTTGAGAGTAGCTCCAATCAAAGCCACATCATTTATGGATATTGATGCATCCCAAAAAGGAACGGCAGGAAGCAAAGCATCTGAGGTTTTCATAACTTCAGGGGCAACAACAGTTCCGTTCTTATATCCCGGATGTACCGCAGATATTGAAATGCGAAAAGCAGATACAAATGATACCTCTTATTTTACCAAACTTATGATTATAGGCGTCACTCACGAAGTTGATGCCAGAGGTTATTACGACGGAACTTTTGAAGCTATTGCGGCAGACACAGGATTTATCCCCCGTCCGGAATTTGAAAACCCAAAAGCGGAATCCCAATTTGCCAAAATAATTTCCAATACAGATCCTTTGAATCAGGGAAGAGTAAAAGTTCAGTTTGACTGGCAAAGCGGGCAGGATACCACAGAGTTTATCCGCGTTATGTCTCCAGATGCAGGAAGTAGTGATAAAGTAAGTAAAAACCGCGGTTTTATGTCTGTTCCTGAAGTGAATGACCAGGTAATTGTGAATTTCGTTCATCAGCACCCGGACCGTCCTTTTGTAATGGGAGGAATGTTTCATGGAGGTATTGGCGCTGGGGGAGGAGCTGGCAATAATGTGATGAGCTTAAGCAGCAAAAGCGGAAATATTATCCAGTTTCATGACGGATGCGGGATTGAAATTAAAGACCGCAACGGAAATCATGTAACATTAAGCGGAACAGGAGATATCAATACCTTTGTGAGCAATAACAGTACAGAAGATATTGGAAATAATCTTACAATAAATGTTGAAACAAATACTACAATCAATGTAGGAAAAGGGAAATCCAAAATTACAATGGATAATGCCGGGAAAGTTAATATTAACAGTGCAACGGAAATAAAACTGGAGACCGGGAAAAGTTCTATTACGATGAAAGAAGATGGAACCATCGATATTAATGGCAAAAAAATTAGTATTTTAGGTGAAGATGTTTTGCTTGGAGGTACAAAACTAGCTACTGTAGGCTCAGGAGGCGAGGGTAAAGTAGATATAACTGGAGGAACCGCTGTTACAGTAAAAGCTACTCAAGTTGATATTAATTAAATATGGAATTCAGACAATACGAAATAAAAAAGGGAGACACGCTTGTTACAATAGCTAAAGAATCTGGATTAACAATAAATGAATTGTTGGATTTTCATAATTCACATGCTATTCTGACGCAGCAAATTTTTAGCACTCATATTCCTGTTCATATTAAAGAGTTATTTCTCCCTGCCAAGAAAGAAGAAATTAGAAATAAACAGTTTGAACAAATAGACTTTCAACAGAAAGCAAGATATCGTTGTGAGCAAATAAATACATCCAAATTTAATAATAACTTAGTCCATTATTTTAACCAAAGATTTCAGTATTTATTAAAATTGAATTTAGATGAAGAAATAGGTTTTGTTAAATTAGAGGATTACAGCAAAGAATCCTCTCCTAAAATATCAGAAGAAGTTTTCGATTTCATTGAAGAGACAGAGAAGATCAAAAATAATGTTTTTTTTTCTTTAAATAAACAAGGAAAAATTCAGAAAATTCTTAATAAAAAGAAAATCCAAAAAGATTGGAAAAAATTCCAGGCAACAAAATTTTGGGAACTACCCTTTATTGAAAGCTTACAAAAAAATAATCCAAAAGCTGTAGATGAACTAATAGTTATGGGTGATAATCAATTTTCTGAAAATGCAGCAAATGAAGAAGAATATTGGAGAAACTTTTTTTATTTTTCGTGTTTTGATCAGTATTTATATAGTAAAGATAAATTTGAGACTATTGATTTCGATTTTGTATCTACCATACTCCCACCACTGATATTGCCCTTGAAGATTAGGTATGATAAAGTAGAAGAGAAAAACGGAATTTTAACCGTTCGAAAAATAGCTGAAGTTAGTATTTCGGAATCTCTAAAAAGTGAAATGAAAAATAGATACAATGAGCTTCATAAAAATATTGTAAAATATGAGTTTACAGAATATAAAATTGTTTTTAGATCCACAATAGAAATAGATATAAATAGTGGTCTTGTCTTAAGCGGAAAAGTAGTTTTAAAAGAAGAAGTTTCAGACAATGTTGAAAACGAATGTATTTATACAATTAATAAGTTAGAAAATTTTACCCCATAACTTAATGGAAAATAAAGAATTTAGATTTGAAGGATTGGACGCAAAAACGGAACTTAAATTAGCATTAAACCTTATTTTTCCGGGATTAGCGGTAATGATTGGAACACTTGTACTCACAAATATACTATTTCCAGGAATTCATTTTTTATATCCATTGCTTTTTGCTTCCTTCTTAACTCTTTCGGTATGTGTGCTTATTTTGAAACAGCTTGCAAAACGAGTAAAGGCTAAAGAATGGGTTATTGCAATAAATAATGAAAACTTGAAAGTAAAATTCCAAAACATACAATATCTTTTTAATTTAACTGATATTAAAATGATTAAGAATTTGGGGAACGCAGGGTTTCGTTATTTAACAATTGTCACAAGCAAGGACATTATTAAAATAAGACTTGGGAACACAGGATTGACACCGTTTTCTTCAGAAAAAGATATTGTCCAGTTGGATAAATTTGTGGAATATTTAATGCCCTATATTCGGGAGAATTTTAACCAAAAAGAACTGAAAAATATTATAAATACTAATATTTTTTCAAATTTTGGGGTATATGTTGTAAAAAGAGAAAAAATAAAATATTCAATCATCAATAAGATGAAACCTTGGCAAATCTTTGTGTTCGGTATTGGATTACTTTTTTTTGTTATTTTTCTATTCATGCAAGTTTTGTTTTATTATTTTGACAATCATTAAGATTAAATTATGGCAGTTTACTTACCAGAAAAAGTGTTTGCAGTATGTACAAACCAATTAAATTCAGATCCCAAAAAATTTGAATTAAGTGATAAGAGACCAAAAAAAACTGTAAAATTAGGATCTCAGCAAAGGACTTTTTTAATTAAATTAGATAGAAAGCTTTCAGAGGAATTCACTTGCAAAAGTGGCTGGAGCTCTGGTGCAGGAACAGCTGCTTTCGGGGGCGGTGTATTGGTAGGTCTAGGGATAGCTGCTACAGTTGCAACAGTTCCGGTAGCAGGTTGGATCGTTGGTGGTATTATTGCAATTGGAGCAATTGGATATGGGATATGGCAGATGATGCAGACTCCTACGTGTAGTGAAATGATTGGTTTCAAGGAAAGCCAATGGAAAAAACACCATACTACAGTTTATTTTGATAGTAATGGAAACAAAGGTGATTTTTTTCTTGCCTTAACAAAAAATTCATTGCTTGCCTGTAAAGAAGGGGGAGTACTGCTGCCATTCATTACAGAAACGGCAGCAAATAATGCTGCTGAGAGTATTGCGACAAATAATCGCATTGAAATGGGGGTAAATATAGTGTCAGGAGCATTAGCCGGAGTTTTATTCGGATTCAGTTTGGGAACTACTTTACCGATAGGTGGCTTTCTAGGTGGAGCAAGAACTCTGCATGTTCTTCAACAAACTGCAATTTTTGGAGCATGGATTCCAGTGGGTTATTTTCTTATAAATCCTGCTGCTTCCGCAACAGGAGGGTGGCTTAATAGTAATGAAAATTATAATGATGTAAAAGATGCTTCTATCTCAAACACTTCACTTCCTCAACCTGCTGACAGCTGGGATCCCGTTACACCAATACAGGATGTTATAGGAGTCAGAAGTTTATTACGTCAAAATAATGCAAGCCAGGGCGACATTAATAAGTTTAACGCAGGAATTACTGAAGCAGAAAGACAAGGAACCTATTCTTTAAAAAATAATCCTGAATTAAGAGAAATGATAAACAGAATGAAAGCAGGTGAGTTTGGCCCAGAGCTACAGGATAGGGTTACTAATAAGAGTGGAAATTTGAGAGGGATGGTTAATGAAAAAAATATGGGCTCTGTCAGAAATACACATAATCAAAACTCGAATGCAGCTATTAGAGAAAACATTAGATCAGCTCAAATAAAATCGGCAACTGGAGTTGGAGGTATTTTAACTTTAATTGCACCATTTATTGGTAACTATTTCGCTGAACGTGCAATTCGGGTTGCTGCAGATATGTTTGTTAATGAAGATACAAGTTCAATTAAAGTTAATGCTAATAATGCTTGATAAGCTTGTTTACAGATGCATCAATTTGCTGTTGTCCATCCATTGATTAGAATAAAAAGTATGACATATCTATTTTAGGAATGTTAGTTTTAGTATTATGAGAAAACTATTTGCTATATTGTGTGTATTGGGATTACTTGCCGGAATGGCCTATCTTTTTTTATTTAAGAATGGTAATGTAAATTTTTTTGATCAGGGAGTAGAATATTATAACCAAAAAAAATACAATGAGGCTCTGTTTTATTTTGAGAAAGCTGAACAATTAGATAATGTTGATGCATTAAAATATTCAGGGACAATATATTTAGAGACCAATGACCCTCAAAAAGCTGTTTCTAAATTTGAGAAATATATCAGTAAAATAGGTTTAAATAATAAGGACTCAAAATTTGCCTTAAATGATTTAGGCGTTGCTTATTTTAAACTCAATGATATAGAAAATGCTAAAAAATATTGGAAAAAAGCAGTGGAATTGGGAAATGAAACAAGTTTGAGTAATTTAAAAGAATTGGAAACTAAACTGAAATAGCTGAGGTGATCTCTCATATTCTTCAATACAAATAAAAAAGACCTTAAGAGGTCTTTTTTTATGCAGATATTTCCCATAATAGTGTGAAAATATATTGATTTTTAACCTGTAAAACCTCTTAAATATCTTTTAAAACAGGTGTTTTCTGCATTATGTTAAATCAAAAGTCGTAGAATTACTACATCAAATCGTAGAATTACTACAATATTTCAGATTTGCATTCAAAAACTTTTTCTTTACCAGTATCGGGTATATCTTTGCTCTGTAATCAATCACTATTCACATAATATATAACATTTTAAATCACCAATCATGGCAGCAAATTCAAGAGGAATCTTAAAATTCAACGGAGGAGAAGATCAGAAACTATTAAAGCTTAACTACAGCGTATCAAGATCTACAGACGTTTCAGGACGTGTGGCTTCAGATCCTTCCAACGCCCTTATCAAAGTTACCGTAGAAGCAACTGAAAAATCTGATATCCTGGAAAGTTTATTGAACGGAAAATATAAGCCTACAACAGGAGAAGTTACATTCAATAAATCTCACGAAGAAGGTACATTAACTACTTTGAAGTGGGAAAACGGATATGTGATCCAACACGAAGTGGATTTCGATGCCATAGACAGCAACAGTATGCTGATCAGCTTCGTAATAAGCGCAGAAGTTATCACTCTTGGTAACTCTGAGTACCGCGGAATGTGGCCTTCATCAGGTCATTAAGAAGACCCAAGTCTTTTATTAAAAAAATAACATCAAACAGAATGGCAGGAATGCTGTTCTGTTTTTTTATGATCTTTATCGAAACTTTTAGAAAGCATATCCCAAACTTACAGCATATAATTCATCATTTATAACTCAAAAAAATATTCCTATTTTCTTATATTTGTTCATTATAGATTATATGGACGCAACACAAGATAAAAGACTCTTTCTCATCGATGCCTATGCGATGATATTCAGAGGATATTACGCATTGATCAGGAATCCCAGGTTAACAAGCAAAGGTTTGGATACTTCTGCTGTTTTCGGGTTTACCAATTCCCTGATCGAACTGATCAGAAGAGAAAAACCAACCCATCTGGCAGTTGTTTTTGATGTAGGGCAGGCAAGCGTAAGAACTGATGATTATTCAGACTACAAAGCCAACAGAAGCGAAACTCCGGAAGCCATTAAAATAGCAGTTCCATATATTCACAGGATTTTGGAGGCAATGCATATCCCGATTTTAGGAGTAGAAGGTTATGAAGCGGATGATGTGATAGGAACCATTGCCTGTAAAGCAGAAAAAGAAGGATATACCACTTTTATGGTAACGCCTGATAAAGATTTTGCCCAGCTGGTTACCGATAAGATTAAAATATATAAACCCGGTTTAAAAGGAGGTGATATAGAAATTCTGGGAGTAGAAGAAGTAAAGGCCAAATACGAAATAGAAGATCCAAAACAGGTTATTGATTTCCTTGCCATGATGGGAGATGCGGTAGATAATATTCCCGGATTGGAAGGCGTAGGAGAGAAGACAGCCATGAAATTCCTTAAAGAATACGGAAATATAGAAACCTTGTTGGCCAACACAGATAAACTGAAAGGTAAACTGAAAGAAAAAGTGGAAGCTTCTGCAGAAAGAGGAATCTTATCCAAAAAACTGGCAACCATCATCTGTGATGCACCGATAGAATTCCACCAGGAACAATATGATCTTGATACACCGGACTTTGAAAAGGTAAAAGAAGTTTTTGATGAAATTGAATTCAGAAGACTGTATGAAAACCTTTACCGTGCATTTGCTCCTGCATCTGTAGAAACTGTCGTGGTAAATGAAGTTGAGGTTAAACAGGCACCGGAAGGCACCCCGGTAAAAGGACAGGTAATGCAGCTGGATCTGTTTGCCAATTTTGAAGAACTGGAGCAGGCGACTTCCACCAAAAGCTCTATTGAGCAGAATGACCATCTCTACCAGTTTGTCAACAATCCGAAAGCACAGAAAATATTGGTGGATAATTTGTTAAAGCAGCAAGCAGTCTGCTTTGATACGGAAACCACTTCCCTGAATGAGCTGGAAGCAGAACTTGTAGGAATGAGTTTTTCCTATAAAAAAGGTCTTGCTTACTACATCCCTTTATCAGAGGATAGAGGTGAAGTACTTCAGACGCTGGAAATTTTCAGGCCATTCTTCGAAAAAGAAGATTTGTTGAAAATCGCCCACAACTTAAAATTCGATTATAAAATATTAAAACAGTACGATATTACGGTAAAAGGTGCCATGTTCGATACCATGATTGCCCATTATCTGCTGAACCCGGACGGAAGACACGGCATGGACTATCTTTCCGAAGTTTACCTCAATTATAAACCGGTTTCCATTGAGACCATTATCGGGAAAAAAGGAAAAAATCAGGGAACTTTCAGAGATGCGGACCTGAGAACACAGACCGATTACGCAGCGGAAGATGCTGATGTAACTTTCCAGTTATACGAATTGTTTGCTCCACAATTGAAAAAGGAGAACCTCGAAGAACTTTTCTTTAAGATAGAAATGCCCCTTATGCAGGTTTTGGCTAAGATGGAACTGGCCGGAATTTCACTCGATGAAAAATGGCTCGCGCAGGAAAGCATTGATCTTGAAAATGATCTTAGACAGCTGGAGACCAAAATTTTTGAACTTTCAGGAGAAGAATTCAACATGAATTCACCAAAACAGCTTGGAGAAATTCTCTTTGAAAAAATGCAGCTGGACCCTAAAGCAAAAAAGACAAAAACCGGACAGTATGCCACTTCTGAAGACGTTCTTCAAAAACTGGGCTCAAAACATGAGATCATCAAGCATATCCTGGAATACAGAACCTATCAGAAATTGAAGTCTACCTATGTAGATGCCCTGCCTTCGCAGATCGACAAACAGGACAGCAGGGTACATACCAATTTCTCCCAGACTACAGCCGCTACAGGCCGTCTGGCAAGTGTAAATCCTAACCTTCAGAATATTCCGATCAGAACACTGCGGGGACAGCAGATCAGAGGAGCTTTTGTGTCAGGAGAAGGAAAAAAAATTATCTCTGCCGATTATTCCCAGATAGAACTTCGCCTGATTGCCGAAATTTCAGGAGAAGAAAATATGATCAAGGCTTTCCAGGATGGAGAAGATATTCACGCATCAACAGCGGCAAAACTGTTTAAAATTCCTTTGGAGGAAGTTTCCAAAACCCAGAGAAGCCAGGCTAAAACCGTAAATTTCGGAATTATTTATGGGCAGGGAGCTTTTGCACTGGCAGAACAGACCGGGCTTTCAAGAACAGAAGCTAAACAGATGATTGAGGCTTACTTTGAAACCTATCCAAAATTAAAGGAATATATGGCAGAGCAGGTAAGCAAAGCCCGCCAGATAGGATATGTGGAAACGATATTAGGAAGAAAACGCCATTTAAAAGATATCAATTCCAATAATTTTGTGGTACGGGGCCATGCGGAGAGAAATGCCGTAAATGCACCGGTCCAGGGAAGTGCGGCAGATGTGGTAAAGCTGGCCATGATTAAGATAGATAAAGAGCTTAAAGAGCAGCAGCTGCAAACTAAAATGCTTCTTCAGGTACATGACGAACTTATATTTGAAGCACCGATAGAGGAAATTGAAGCCGCTTCAAAATTAATCAAAACCGAGATGGAAAGTGCTTTAAAAACACAGGTGCCTTTACTGGTAGAAGTGGGAGTTGGTAATAACTGGCTGGAAGCACATTAATAAACAAAATATGATAAAATCAAAAATATGGTGAGCTAAAAACTCACCATATTTTTTTGATTTACTATTATGAAGATTTTATCAGGTGCTTATCTTCTTCTGGAAGGAGAACTTCTTGTATGAGGTTTAACGTATGTTCCGTCTTTTCTGGTATAACCTTTTACATGTACTGACCCTCCTGATCGGTAACTTGAATTATAATTGGATGTAGAGTAGCTTGATGATGTTTTAATGGGAGTATAGTTACTGTACGATGTATAACTTGGATTAAATGCCCATCCCGAATAATCATTCCATTTGATTTTTTTATAATTCTTTTTACTGGACTTGGAAGATAGGTATATGGGTGTATCTTTTGGAATAACCGTTATTACATCAGTGGAATCCTGTGACTTATACATTTTCAGATCTTCAGATAGCAAAACTGTATAATAGTTGGTGGAGCATGAGATTAATGTTATACACATAATCAATAAAAAGACTGGATTTAGAATACGTTTCATAGTTTTGTCGTTTATTTCTTCAAATCTACAGGGTATTTTTTTCAGATTGTTATGGGAAACCATAATGAAGACAAGTAATTCAAAAAAAAGAAGACTAAAAATTTTAGTCTTCCAAAACTTTCTGCATATGCAGGAAATTTTTTGTAATCATTTTTCACCTCATTGATTTTACCTTCGTCTCAGGTTTTTAAGGCCTGTATTTCAAAAGAATGATTATTCATTCAGAATCTATACAAGTCTAAAGATAAGAAGTTTAAATTTCCTGTGAAATACTACTTTTGTATTAATTTTATGAAAAACATTAATCATTTTACGATTCTTAATGTAAAATACAGGACTGTTTATTCATCACTTATAGATCCGTATGCCTTCTGAACAATATCATCCGGGGAGATTTTTTCAAATAAATACCTTTCTTTTTTGAGATGTGACGTTTTAGATTCCGAAGGCATTTCCTCTTCCATTGTATTAATGGTCTCCAGAACGAGTTTTCCCTTCATTGGTTCATAATAGAGCGCAGAATGAGACCCTGCTCCCATATTATAGGTCTCAATATAGGTAAGAATAAGATTTCCGTTCAGGTACTTAAATGTGCTGAACTGATTCCCATAAGGACCAATATCATATAGGTTAATATGCAATTCTCCCTTTTCAATAGAAATATCTTCCGGGTCATGCATTTTATAGCCGGCTTCATTGTATTCATTGGGAAGAACGGTGTCTGATATTTTATCAAGTCTGTAAGTTTTGTCAGGATTTTTTAACAGGATCATCATTTTCCTGTCGGCCAGTGTATCTTCTTTTTTCCTGATAACAAGGGCAACATCTGTAAGTCCGTCCAGGTTAAGATCTCCCTCCGCATCATATTGGATTTCATATCCGGCTGGAACCAGATCAGAAGGTTTCTTTCCGGTTTTAAGAGTTAGAGTTTGCTGTTCCTGAAGATTATTTGCCGTATCTTTTATTGTGATCTTTTCAGAGGTGCTGCTGTTTTTCTGATCTGATCTTTTATCTTTTTTGCAGGCGTAAAAAATCAGAAGGCACAAAATAAGCAGAGGGATAATTTTTTTCAATGGTTTTATGTTTTTGTAAATTTAAATTTTATTCATGATAATTTAAAGCCTACGTATTATTCTGATAATAATAAGATTACCGGTAGATTTTAACCGTAACTGTGTTCCGGTTTTTTGAGAAGCTTACCCAAGTTTTCAATAACAGGCTATGTAATATGGTGTATCGT includes the following:
- a CDS encoding type VI secretion system Vgr family protein is translated as MFKDDQSIKVQDPETTIQNTAGKQLENAENIAVQKVDDKLQKADEAIKKSAKNAQEIYSGTSQGSKMFMNQTMVPNNPSIIENKVWSKQPTSKIHNAQAIPESIIAGINRVVMLDIVIEGQLIKYFKHFKLVQSASKHHEFSLMLAHDTLGGPENHNLQEAQNFLGKRITVVFKYKDIEQGPERNFVGVITEVGFSQEKGSLGNIVLKGFSPTVLLDAAPHIQSFGGGQEVSLNSIADHVIKEGLGQNKFDFRVDAQHGNVPYSSQYEETHYNYLARIAEAYGEQFYYDGEVLHFGKLPPQEKPVKLTYGSSVSDIAIKMKAQHVSPSFYGYNSSKNEKLTTGSSKISHTSDIAKRAYEISEKTFKTPSLRVAPIKATSFMDIDASQKGTAGSKASEVFITSGATTVPFLYPGCTADIEMRKADTNDTSYFTKLMIIGVTHEVDARGYYDGTFEAIAADTGFIPRPEFENPKAESQFAKIISNTDPLNQGRVKVQFDWQSGQDTTEFIRVMSPDAGSSDKVSKNRGFMSVPEVNDQVIVNFVHQHPDRPFVMGGMFHGGIGAGGGAGNNVMSLSSKSGNIIQFHDGCGIEIKDRNGNHVTLSGTGDINTFVSNNSTEDIGNNLTINVETNTTINVGKGKSKITMDNAGKVNINSATEIKLETGKSSITMKEDGTIDINGKKISILGEDVLLGGTKLATVGSGGEGKVDITGGTAVTVKATQVDIN
- a CDS encoding LysM peptidoglycan-binding domain-containing protein → MEFRQYEIKKGDTLVTIAKESGLTINELLDFHNSHAILTQQIFSTHIPVHIKELFLPAKKEEIRNKQFEQIDFQQKARYRCEQINTSKFNNNLVHYFNQRFQYLLKLNLDEEIGFVKLEDYSKESSPKISEEVFDFIEETEKIKNNVFFSLNKQGKIQKILNKKKIQKDWKKFQATKFWELPFIESLQKNNPKAVDELIVMGDNQFSENAANEEEYWRNFFYFSCFDQYLYSKDKFETIDFDFVSTILPPLILPLKIRYDKVEEKNGILTVRKIAEVSISESLKSEMKNRYNELHKNIVKYEFTEYKIVFRSTIEIDINSGLVLSGKVVLKEEVSDNVENECIYTINKLENFTP
- a CDS encoding tetratricopeptide repeat protein, whose amino-acid sequence is MRKLFAILCVLGLLAGMAYLFLFKNGNVNFFDQGVEYYNQKKYNEALFYFEKAEQLDNVDALKYSGTIYLETNDPQKAVSKFEKYISKIGLNNKDSKFALNDLGVAYFKLNDIENAKKYWKKAVELGNETSLSNLKELETKLK
- the tssD gene encoding type VI secretion system tube protein TssD, whose protein sequence is MAANSRGILKFNGGEDQKLLKLNYSVSRSTDVSGRVASDPSNALIKVTVEATEKSDILESLLNGKYKPTTGEVTFNKSHEEGTLTTLKWENGYVIQHEVDFDAIDSNSMLISFVISAEVITLGNSEYRGMWPSSGH
- the polA gene encoding DNA polymerase I — its product is MDATQDKRLFLIDAYAMIFRGYYALIRNPRLTSKGLDTSAVFGFTNSLIELIRREKPTHLAVVFDVGQASVRTDDYSDYKANRSETPEAIKIAVPYIHRILEAMHIPILGVEGYEADDVIGTIACKAEKEGYTTFMVTPDKDFAQLVTDKIKIYKPGLKGGDIEILGVEEVKAKYEIEDPKQVIDFLAMMGDAVDNIPGLEGVGEKTAMKFLKEYGNIETLLANTDKLKGKLKEKVEASAERGILSKKLATIICDAPIEFHQEQYDLDTPDFEKVKEVFDEIEFRRLYENLYRAFAPASVETVVVNEVEVKQAPEGTPVKGQVMQLDLFANFEELEQATSTKSSIEQNDHLYQFVNNPKAQKILVDNLLKQQAVCFDTETTSLNELEAELVGMSFSYKKGLAYYIPLSEDRGEVLQTLEIFRPFFEKEDLLKIAHNLKFDYKILKQYDITVKGAMFDTMIAHYLLNPDGRHGMDYLSEVYLNYKPVSIETIIGKKGKNQGTFRDADLRTQTDYAAEDADVTFQLYELFAPQLKKENLEELFFKIEMPLMQVLAKMELAGISLDEKWLAQESIDLENDLRQLETKIFELSGEEFNMNSPKQLGEILFEKMQLDPKAKKTKTGQYATSEDVLQKLGSKHEIIKHILEYRTYQKLKSTYVDALPSQIDKQDSRVHTNFSQTTAATGRLASVNPNLQNIPIRTLRGQQIRGAFVSGEGKKIISADYSQIELRLIAEISGEENMIKAFQDGEDIHASTAAKLFKIPLEEVSKTQRSQAKTVNFGIIYGQGAFALAEQTGLSRTEAKQMIEAYFETYPKLKEYMAEQVSKARQIGYVETILGRKRHLKDINSNNFVVRGHAERNAVNAPVQGSAADVVKLAMIKIDKELKEQQLQTKMLLQVHDELIFEAPIEEIEAASKLIKTEMESALKTQVPLLVEVGVGNNWLEAH